In a genomic window of Prosthecobacter sp. SYSU 5D2:
- a CDS encoding methyltransferase domain-containing protein → MNAFYVSDHYLPAATPAADLAARRSAGTHAAFALPLMRPAMRLLDCGCGTGSITLGLAERVRPGGAIGIDLDAAPLVQANEKAAERGLNAAFLQAQVYELPFGAAEFDGVFAHALFEHLSHPLQALRELRRVMKPGAFIALRSTDWGGHVLEPWDDGVAAALDACREMQTGRGCDLHAGRKLGTWLRAAGFHHVTPSASYEVGASAPLMAGELVAQLETQGYADEASGLRDWAAKPGALFAQPWFEAVGWKPWM, encoded by the coding sequence ATGAATGCCTTTTATGTCAGTGATCATTACCTCCCCGCCGCGACTCCGGCGGCGGACCTTGCCGCCCGGCGCAGTGCGGGCACTCATGCCGCCTTTGCCCTGCCGCTGATGCGCCCCGCCATGCGGCTGCTGGACTGCGGCTGCGGCACCGGTTCCATCACCCTGGGGCTGGCGGAGCGCGTGCGCCCTGGCGGTGCCATCGGCATTGACCTGGACGCCGCGCCTTTGGTGCAGGCGAATGAAAAAGCGGCGGAGCGCGGTTTGAATGCCGCGTTTTTGCAAGCCCAGGTCTATGAACTGCCCTTCGGTGCAGCGGAGTTCGACGGCGTGTTTGCCCATGCGTTGTTCGAGCATCTCAGCCATCCTTTGCAAGCCCTGCGTGAGCTGCGGCGGGTGATGAAGCCAGGGGCATTTATCGCCCTGCGGAGCACGGACTGGGGCGGCCATGTGCTGGAGCCGTGGGATGACGGCGTGGCCGCTGCGCTGGATGCCTGCCGTGAGATGCAGACCGGCCGTGGCTGCGATCTTCATGCCGGGCGGAAGCTGGGTACGTGGTTGCGTGCGGCCGGGTTTCATCATGTGACGCCTTCCGCCAGCTATGAAGTGGGTGCCTCTGCACCGCTCATGGCCGGGGAGCTGGTGGCTCAGCTTGAGACGCAGGGTTATGCGGACGAAGCATCTGGTCTGCGTGATTGGGCTGCCAAGCCGGGGGCGCTTTTTGCGCAGCCGTGGTTTGAGGCGGTGGGGTGGAAGCCGTGGATGTGA
- a CDS encoding EamA family transporter translates to MSSSITVESSGPLSESGPLRPPFGLVIAAFAAVYLIWGSTYLGMRLAIDSIPPLLMAGTRFMIAGAVLYLVMRLRGEARPDFGHWKSSVIAGALLLMGGNGGVVWAQMTVPSGVVALVVASVPLWIMLVDWLRPDGLRPTRRILLGLIIGMTGVAVIVMGRGALGQRMIDPFAATVLVLGNISWACGSIYIRHARKPASALLSVAMQMFCGGLLQFLLGLCLGEAQDFHFSAITATSAWAFVYLTLIGSLVGYTAYIWLLQVSTPARVSTHAYVNPFVAVLLGWWVLNEAIPQSVIIAGALILFSVILITRSSRSPQ, encoded by the coding sequence ATGAGCAGCAGCATCACAGTCGAATCTTCCGGCCCGCTTAGCGAGTCCGGTCCCTTGCGCCCGCCGTTTGGTCTGGTGATCGCGGCGTTTGCGGCGGTGTATCTGATCTGGGGATCCACGTATCTGGGGATGCGGCTGGCCATTGATTCCATCCCGCCCCTGCTGATGGCGGGCACGCGTTTTATGATCGCGGGGGCCGTGCTGTATCTGGTGATGAGGCTGCGCGGAGAGGCCCGGCCGGACTTTGGCCACTGGAAAAGCTCGGTCATCGCCGGAGCGCTGCTGCTGATGGGCGGCAATGGCGGGGTGGTGTGGGCGCAGATGACGGTCCCCAGTGGCGTGGTGGCGCTGGTGGTGGCTTCCGTTCCGCTGTGGATCATGCTGGTGGACTGGCTGCGGCCTGACGGGCTACGGCCCACGCGGCGGATCCTTCTGGGGCTGATCATTGGCATGACCGGCGTTGCGGTCATCGTCATGGGGCGTGGGGCTCTGGGACAGCGGATGATTGACCCTTTTGCGGCGACGGTGCTGGTGCTGGGGAACATCTCCTGGGCCTGCGGCTCCATCTACATCCGCCACGCACGCAAACCGGCGTCGGCGCTGCTGAGCGTGGCCATGCAGATGTTCTGTGGAGGTTTGTTGCAATTTTTGTTAGGCCTGTGTCTTGGAGAGGCGCAGGACTTTCATTTCTCCGCCATCACCGCCACCTCCGCTTGGGCCTTTGTTTACCTCACGCTCATCGGGTCGCTGGTGGGCTACACGGCCTACATCTGGTTGCTCCAGGTGAGCACCCCGGCGCGTGTTTCCACCCATGCTTATGTGAACCCGTTTGTGGCCGTGCTGCTCGGCTGGTGGGTGCTCAATGAAGCCATCCCCCAGAGCGTGATCATCGCGGGCGCTCTCATCCTTTTTTCCGTGATCCTCATCACCCGTTCCTCCCGTTCTCCCCAATGA
- a CDS encoding metallophosphoesterase, which yields MKTSNLRWLHVSDLHVGMDDYAQRSMFEYIKSHVKKRKEEGFIPDFLFVTGDLANKGLSSEYETFWLEFIAPLQEVIGNGIEHRTFVVPGNHDVNRKVNPHFDRAEMADPKSHCFDANDEGLDLRTILLPRFKAFIDSDSTVAEGMFGKPEGSFTNLSEINNLKVGIAGINTAWLCKDDQDERKLTPGKTLLEHSLIQLGDIDLTIVLGHHPLEWLAPGEQKAIKSILARHHALYLHGHLHNVWAEPSYGSGHKFLTVQAGAAFQAREGEKWRNGIVWGEVDFTTGILNLQARHWSYDNQDWPLVSDAFPDYNRTGDWWAYPLPGTETKGLSKHVTISEPLLPSGWITVKPDDLQQYYVTLQEEVAIQFFNGAVPGWSAALSTSIPRRKIVEKLIASFQNAETFGRSIVTLLLASGCEGKTTALLQTAGEFVKCKSNWRILRRVDDAEPLKPTEILPILSGDFYWLVVIDEADRTAETIISLLRQIPTYLHGRVHFLLACRDSDWIASKANDLPWASNCSFSQHRLEGLSAEEATLIVSAWTSYGEKGLGDLTKTPVEDRATVLEKQVYQEAKTSEGAFFGALLAVRHGSDLPNHARLMLERLEQRKIPSGGTVRDALTIIAAMHSEGLEFLSRPVLAHVLSCPLAKLHRDVLLPLGQEAAATTTSSYIFTRHKKIADAIVSILEKDFGEDMADLFVSLGKSAIESYKGGQTVPELAKWRFELAEHFCLSGRTHAGLEIAIGVYSSEQDNYKTLVNTANLFRKAEMPDKALDLFRKFPPFAHKGRAFYFEWSRSEAEMDNLADAAILAAFSVSDDCVDIRVQSDHALKALNGLCVSFSSLFLAYRDAVFLRAKIGVAIIGHHLSLSDQDIEKFDKHMKGTGTLNISIDSVDHAFLALIDGINAANFSGISQKIATEIPNIKNLCFEGLERLVEASNK from the coding sequence ATGAAAACGTCCAATTTACGCTGGCTCCATGTTTCTGACCTTCACGTAGGCATGGATGATTATGCGCAACGTAGCATGTTTGAATACATTAAATCACATGTAAAAAAACGTAAAGAGGAAGGATTTATTCCAGACTTTCTATTCGTTACTGGAGACTTGGCTAATAAAGGACTGTCGTCAGAGTATGAAACCTTTTGGTTAGAATTTATTGCGCCACTTCAAGAAGTCATTGGCAACGGCATTGAGCATCGAACTTTTGTTGTTCCCGGCAATCATGACGTGAATAGAAAAGTTAACCCTCATTTTGATCGAGCAGAAATGGCCGACCCAAAAAGCCACTGTTTCGATGCGAATGACGAAGGCCTAGATCTAAGAACGATTTTACTACCCCGATTCAAAGCATTCATCGACAGCGACTCAACAGTCGCGGAGGGTATGTTTGGAAAGCCTGAGGGTTCATTTACGAACCTCAGCGAGATCAACAATTTGAAGGTTGGCATCGCAGGAATTAACACGGCGTGGCTTTGTAAAGATGATCAGGACGAGCGGAAGCTCACACCTGGCAAAACCCTTCTTGAACACTCGCTCATTCAGCTCGGTGATATTGATTTAACAATAGTTCTTGGTCATCACCCGTTGGAATGGCTCGCTCCTGGCGAGCAAAAGGCAATCAAAAGCATTTTAGCTAGGCACCACGCATTATACCTGCACGGTCATCTCCATAACGTATGGGCAGAACCCAGTTATGGTAGTGGACATAAATTTTTAACCGTTCAAGCTGGTGCTGCATTTCAAGCAAGAGAGGGGGAGAAATGGCGTAATGGCATTGTTTGGGGAGAAGTGGACTTCACAACAGGCATACTTAATCTTCAAGCTCGGCACTGGTCTTATGATAATCAAGATTGGCCGCTTGTTAGCGACGCATTTCCGGATTATAATAGAACTGGCGACTGGTGGGCTTATCCTCTACCCGGAACTGAAACAAAAGGGCTCTCGAAACATGTCACAATTTCCGAGCCTTTACTCCCTAGCGGATGGATCACAGTTAAGCCCGATGATCTCCAGCAATATTACGTTACCCTACAAGAAGAGGTCGCAATTCAATTTTTCAATGGAGCTGTTCCTGGTTGGAGCGCTGCATTGTCTACATCAATACCACGTAGGAAAATTGTAGAAAAGCTAATCGCATCATTCCAAAATGCAGAGACATTCGGACGCTCTATCGTTACTCTCTTGCTCGCTTCAGGTTGTGAAGGAAAGACGACTGCATTATTGCAAACTGCTGGTGAATTTGTAAAGTGCAAAAGCAATTGGCGTATATTACGTCGAGTTGACGATGCGGAACCACTAAAACCCACCGAAATTCTGCCAATTTTATCGGGCGATTTTTATTGGCTGGTGGTTATAGACGAAGCTGATCGCACTGCAGAAACAATTATTTCTCTACTAAGGCAGATTCCAACCTATCTTCATGGCCGAGTGCATTTTCTTTTAGCCTGCCGCGATTCAGATTGGATTGCATCAAAAGCTAATGATTTGCCGTGGGCGAGTAACTGTTCGTTTTCCCAGCATAGATTAGAAGGTCTAAGTGCCGAAGAAGCGACTTTAATTGTTAGTGCCTGGACTTCATATGGCGAAAAAGGGCTTGGCGATTTAACCAAGACTCCAGTTGAGGATCGAGCAACTGTCCTCGAGAAGCAAGTGTATCAAGAGGCCAAAACATCTGAAGGTGCGTTCTTTGGGGCGCTACTTGCCGTTCGTCATGGCAGCGACCTCCCGAACCACGCACGGCTTATGTTAGAAAGATTGGAACAAAGAAAAATTCCCAGTGGAGGGACTGTAAGAGATGCTTTAACTATTATTGCAGCAATGCATTCGGAAGGACTTGAATTTTTATCCCGCCCGGTGCTCGCGCATGTGTTGTCCTGCCCTCTCGCGAAATTGCATCGTGATGTTCTTTTGCCATTGGGCCAAGAGGCGGCTGCAACTACAACTTCATCTTATATATTCACCAGACACAAAAAAATTGCAGATGCCATTGTCTCAATACTTGAAAAGGATTTTGGCGAAGACATGGCCGATCTTTTTGTTTCTCTTGGTAAATCAGCAATCGAATCTTATAAAGGTGGTCAGACAGTTCCCGAACTTGCTAAATGGAGATTTGAACTGGCTGAACATTTTTGTCTGTCTGGAAGGACTCACGCTGGTTTAGAAATTGCCATAGGTGTTTATTCCTCAGAACAGGATAACTATAAAACGTTAGTCAACACGGCAAATTTATTTCGAAAGGCCGAAATGCCTGACAAAGCCTTAGACCTCTTTCGAAAGTTTCCGCCTTTCGCTCACAAAGGAAGAGCATTTTATTTTGAGTGGTCCAGGTCCGAAGCCGAAATGGACAACTTGGCTGATGCCGCGATTCTTGCAGCTTTTTCTGTTAGTGATGATTGCGTTGATATAAGGGTTCAAAGCGACCATGCTCTTAAAGCATTGAATGGCTTATGCGTAAGTTTTTCTTCTTTGTTCTTAGCTTATCGCGATGCGGTCTTTCTGAGAGCTAAAATAGGAGTAGCAATTATTGGCCATCACCTTTCTTTGAGTGACCAAGATATTGAAAAGTTTGATAAACACATGAAAGGGACTGGCACCTTGAATATCTCCATTGATTCAGTCGATCATGCATTCCTTGCTCTTATAGATGGAATAAATGCGGCCAATTTTTCGGGTATTTCCCAAAAAATTGCCACCGAGATACCCAACATAAAAAATTTATGTTTCGAAGGTTTAGAGAGACTTGTTGAAGCTTCTAATAAGTAG
- a CDS encoding trypsin-like peptidase domain-containing protein yields MKMRFPFPILAALAFTAPVFAQDQVPDAVPAASPPPEEAPLIDEWEGIVNIDVSVLVPDYREPWNSGQPSGGSGTGFLIGKNRFLTNAHVVSNATKLVIRTTNDPEPHPARVVHVAHDCDLAIIEAEDGSHFDHLKPLTFGGIPKLNTEVIAVGYPIGGDRISVTRGVVSRIDFRPFSHTQVDSHLAIQVDAAINPGNSGGPVIQSGKVVGVAFQGFSGRVAQNVGYIIPVPVVERFLKDVEDGKYDHYVDLAVSDFPIENSAQRKALGLNGGGIGVMIADVEPAGSAGDILKRGDVLLAMDDNPVFNNGLIRFEGELMDMNEVVERKFAGDKLKLSYQRDGKKTETEVTLKRFDPYVKLGEQYDQRPRYVVYAGLVFQPMDKNLMDSHQISDRAANYMFDNFLTEKLYVERPEPVLLTTILADEVNTYITPYAQSVVDEINGVKIKSLKDVKKALAQKGDKPGFVIIKLLEKGRPLVLKRDFADAAHPRIMKTYNIPEDAYLGAE; encoded by the coding sequence ATGAAAATGCGTTTCCCCTTTCCCATCCTCGCCGCTTTGGCATTCACGGCCCCCGTTTTTGCCCAGGACCAGGTGCCGGATGCCGTCCCGGCGGCATCCCCGCCTCCTGAAGAGGCCCCGCTCATTGATGAATGGGAAGGCATCGTCAACATTGACGTCTCCGTCCTCGTCCCCGACTACCGCGAGCCCTGGAACTCCGGCCAGCCCTCCGGCGGCTCCGGCACCGGCTTCCTCATTGGCAAAAACCGCTTTCTGACCAACGCCCACGTCGTCAGCAACGCCACCAAGCTCGTCATCCGCACCACCAACGACCCCGAGCCCCACCCCGCCCGCGTCGTCCACGTCGCCCATGACTGCGACCTCGCCATCATCGAGGCCGAGGACGGCTCCCACTTTGACCACTTGAAGCCCCTCACTTTCGGCGGCATCCCCAAGCTCAACACCGAGGTCATCGCCGTCGGTTACCCCATCGGCGGAGACCGCATCTCCGTGACGCGCGGCGTCGTCTCCCGCATTGACTTCCGCCCCTTCAGCCACACCCAGGTGGATTCCCACCTCGCCATCCAGGTGGATGCCGCCATCAATCCCGGCAACTCCGGCGGCCCCGTCATCCAGAGCGGCAAGGTCGTCGGCGTCGCCTTCCAGGGCTTCAGCGGCCGCGTCGCCCAGAACGTCGGTTACATCATTCCTGTGCCCGTTGTGGAGCGTTTTCTCAAAGACGTCGAAGACGGTAAATACGACCACTATGTGGACCTGGCCGTCAGCGACTTCCCCATTGAAAACAGCGCCCAGCGAAAAGCCCTCGGTCTCAATGGCGGCGGCATCGGTGTCATGATTGCCGATGTGGAGCCCGCCGGCAGCGCAGGGGACATCCTCAAGCGCGGCGATGTCCTCCTCGCCATGGATGACAATCCGGTTTTTAACAACGGCCTCATCCGCTTCGAGGGCGAGCTCATGGACATGAACGAAGTCGTGGAGCGCAAGTTCGCCGGGGACAAGCTCAAGCTTTCCTACCAGCGCGACGGCAAGAAGACCGAAACGGAAGTGACCCTCAAGCGCTTCGACCCCTATGTGAAACTGGGTGAGCAATACGACCAGCGCCCCCGCTACGTCGTTTATGCCGGCCTCGTCTTCCAGCCCATGGACAAAAACCTCATGGACTCCCACCAGATCTCCGACCGAGCGGCTAACTACATGTTCGACAATTTTCTCACCGAAAAACTTTACGTCGAGCGGCCCGAGCCTGTCCTCCTCACCACCATCCTGGCCGATGAAGTGAACACCTACATCACCCCCTATGCCCAGAGCGTGGTGGATGAGATCAACGGCGTGAAAATCAAGAGCCTCAAGGATGTCAAAAAGGCCCTTGCGCAAAAAGGCGACAAACCCGGCTTCGTCATCATCAAGCTCCTGGAGAAAGGCCGCCCATTGGTCCTCAAGCGTGACTTTGCTGATGCCGCCCACCCGCGCATCATGAAGACCTATAACATCCCGGAAGACGCCTACCTGGGTGCAGAGTGA
- a CDS encoding PDZ domain-containing protein, with translation MKPFLFLSALLALTSLQAQQFPPNVPGSGKPGPIGTIIPPSERPAAPMARPATLQPVIQTSSLLKVNVTYQSHNLRIPWQKEGAGGRRGLGVVLEGNRILVTGQMVSDATYIELELPESGQKIPATVVAVDYEANLALLAPAAGDRSAAFFSGLRPMEVDTSARIGDTLVVWQTGRVGELIVTPMRISKVMNQGYVVENASFIVYEAQGIIRSEANSFTLPVAKGGKLAALLLRYDSKNQLATLLPAPIIEHFLKDVADGKYDGFPSLGIEFQITLDEQFRDYLGMQPNQPGVYISSVTKGASADKAGVKKGDIMLSINGASIDSRGDYQDPQYGPLSISHIVRGKAFVGDEVEMKVLRDGKELTLKGKLTRKDPEDYLVLPYQFDKGPKYILNGGLLFQELTRPYLNSFGNEQQGGPILRLARIAGSPEEYEKKGRKKVVFLSAVLPTASTQGYERLSGQIVDEINGTPISQIEDIAEAFKKPKDGIHTVKLDQYPFVIYLDAEKVEKDNLQLMNGMFRIGTLSRLE, from the coding sequence ATGAAGCCTTTCCTTTTCCTTTCCGCCCTGCTGGCCCTCACCAGCCTTCAAGCCCAGCAGTTCCCGCCGAACGTGCCCGGCTCCGGCAAACCTGGCCCCATCGGCACCATCATTCCCCCGTCGGAGCGCCCTGCCGCCCCCATGGCCCGTCCGGCCACGCTGCAGCCCGTCATCCAGACCAGCTCCCTGCTGAAGGTCAATGTCACCTACCAGAGCCATAACCTCCGCATCCCCTGGCAGAAAGAAGGCGCAGGCGGCCGACGCGGTCTCGGCGTCGTCCTGGAGGGCAACCGCATCCTCGTCACCGGCCAGATGGTCAGCGACGCCACCTACATCGAGCTCGAACTTCCTGAAAGCGGCCAGAAGATCCCCGCAACCGTCGTCGCCGTGGATTATGAGGCGAATCTTGCCCTCCTCGCCCCGGCTGCAGGGGATCGCTCTGCGGCCTTCTTCTCCGGCCTCCGCCCCATGGAGGTGGATACCTCCGCCCGCATCGGAGATACTCTTGTCGTCTGGCAGACCGGCCGCGTCGGCGAGCTCATCGTCACCCCCATGCGGATCAGCAAGGTCATGAACCAGGGCTACGTCGTGGAGAACGCCAGCTTCATTGTTTATGAAGCCCAGGGCATCATCCGCAGCGAGGCCAACAGCTTCACCCTCCCCGTCGCCAAAGGCGGAAAACTCGCCGCCCTGCTGCTGCGTTACGATTCCAAAAACCAGCTCGCCACCCTCCTCCCCGCGCCCATCATTGAGCACTTCCTCAAAGATGTCGCCGATGGCAAATACGACGGTTTTCCTTCCCTCGGCATTGAGTTCCAAATCACCCTCGACGAGCAGTTTCGGGACTACCTCGGCATGCAGCCCAACCAGCCCGGCGTTTACATCAGCAGCGTCACCAAAGGTGCCTCTGCGGACAAAGCCGGCGTCAAAAAAGGCGACATCATGCTCTCTATTAACGGTGCCAGCATAGACTCCCGTGGCGATTACCAGGATCCCCAATACGGCCCCCTCAGCATCAGCCACATCGTCCGCGGCAAAGCCTTCGTCGGTGACGAAGTGGAGATGAAAGTCCTCCGTGACGGCAAAGAGCTCACCCTCAAGGGCAAGCTCACCCGCAAAGACCCCGAGGACTACCTTGTCCTCCCCTACCAGTTTGACAAAGGCCCCAAATACATTCTCAACGGCGGCCTCCTCTTCCAGGAGCTCACCCGTCCCTATTTGAATTCCTTTGGCAACGAGCAGCAGGGCGGCCCCATCCTCCGCCTCGCCCGCATCGCTGGCAGCCCCGAAGAGTATGAAAAGAAAGGCCGCAAAAAAGTCGTCTTTCTCAGCGCCGTCCTCCCCACCGCCAGCACCCAGGGTTATGAACGCCTCAGCGGCCAGATCGTGGATGAAATCAATGGCACTCCCATCAGCCAGATCGAGGACATCGCCGAAGCCTTCAAAAAGCCCAAAGACGGCATCCACACCGTCAAGCTCGACCAATACCCCTTCGTCATCTACCTCGACGCAGAAAAGGTTGAAAAAGACAACCTCCAGCTCATGAACGGCATGTTCCGCATCGGCACCCTCTCCCGGCTGGAGTAG
- the deoC gene encoding deoxyribose-phosphate aldolase: MKYTYAELASMIDHSLLQPGLTDAEAEAGCILAAEYGVASVCVKPYFVPRAVDLLTGTSVIVGCVIGFPAGNSSTEVKRYETQLACQDGAQEIDMVINIGKALAGDWDYVQREIQVIADETHKHGAKLKVIFENDYLPEDSFKIKLCEIAALAGADWVKTSTGYGFSKQPDGSYNYQGATEHDLRLMRQHTPAHVQVKAAGGVRDLDGLILVRDLGCTRLGASATKAILDEYRRREASGEKESPSASIGSGGY, encoded by the coding sequence ATGAAATACACCTACGCCGAGCTTGCCAGCATGATTGACCACTCCCTGCTCCAGCCCGGTCTCACCGATGCTGAAGCCGAGGCTGGCTGCATCCTCGCCGCCGAGTACGGCGTCGCCTCCGTCTGCGTCAAACCGTATTTCGTCCCCCGCGCCGTGGACCTCCTCACCGGCACCAGCGTCATCGTCGGCTGTGTCATCGGCTTCCCCGCCGGCAACAGCAGCACCGAGGTCAAGCGCTACGAAACCCAGCTCGCCTGCCAGGATGGTGCTCAGGAAATCGACATGGTCATCAACATCGGCAAAGCCCTCGCTGGCGACTGGGACTACGTCCAGCGCGAGATCCAGGTCATCGCCGACGAAACCCACAAGCACGGAGCCAAACTCAAGGTCATCTTCGAAAACGACTACCTCCCCGAAGACTCCTTCAAGATCAAACTCTGCGAAATCGCCGCCCTCGCCGGAGCCGACTGGGTCAAGACCTCCACCGGCTACGGCTTCAGCAAGCAGCCCGATGGCAGCTACAATTACCAAGGCGCCACCGAGCACGACCTCCGCCTCATGCGCCAGCACACTCCCGCCCACGTCCAGGTCAAGGCCGCCGGCGGCGTCCGCGACCTCGACGGCCTCATCCTCGTCCGTGACCTCGGCTGCACCCGCCTCGGTGCCAGCGCCACCAAGGCCATTCTCGATGAATACCGCCGCCGTGAAGCCTCCGGCGAAAAAGAATCTCCTTCCGCCAGCATTGGGTCGGGAGGGTATTGA
- a CDS encoding MBL fold metallo-hydrolase: protein MRFRNLTRRREIGANCYLLESDKNRIVLDAGMHPKEVGYDALPDFGPLPQDSADALFITHAHHDHIGALPVLMRKQPNTPVFMTEPTGEITSAMLHNSVNVMSSQREEKSITEYPLFTHRELDENRAQYVYRDLNKPFEIPNGDLTATFHDAGHIMGSAGIMIRQNGSSLFYTGDVNFENQTITRAADFPTEGIDVLVVETTRGTYERPEDYTRKGEKERLAALIRETFDANGSVLIPVFALGKTQEVMLMLHELHEEGLIPEMPLRIGGLGTKVTVLYDHYADRTRRNYPGFRLLEDVRMLVAPRRKRGPGRPQIDYQPRTIYALSSGMMTEGTTSNAFAAKFIDNPRNAVAFVGYTDPLTPGFRLRNAKAGEKIKLSPDLPAVELRARIESFDLSAHSTREQIAEYVEKVKPKKLIMVHGEEPSQAWFSARFAETLSNDTEIIRPDTHAPIDLW, encoded by the coding sequence ATGCGATTCCGTAACCTAACCCGCCGCCGTGAGATCGGGGCAAATTGCTACCTACTCGAGTCGGACAAAAATCGCATCGTTCTGGATGCCGGCATGCACCCCAAAGAGGTCGGATACGATGCCCTGCCAGACTTCGGCCCCCTGCCCCAGGACTCCGCCGACGCCCTCTTCATCACTCACGCTCATCATGACCACATCGGTGCCCTGCCAGTGCTCATGCGCAAGCAGCCGAACACCCCTGTGTTCATGACCGAGCCCACTGGCGAGATCACCAGTGCCATGCTGCACAATTCGGTCAATGTGATGAGCTCCCAGCGCGAGGAAAAAAGCATCACCGAGTATCCCCTTTTTACCCATCGTGAGCTTGATGAAAACCGTGCCCAGTATGTTTACCGGGACCTGAACAAACCTTTTGAAATTCCCAATGGCGACCTCACCGCCACCTTTCACGATGCCGGCCACATCATGGGCTCCGCAGGCATTATGATCCGCCAAAATGGCAGCAGCCTCTTCTATACCGGCGACGTCAATTTCGAAAATCAGACCATCACTCGCGCCGCCGATTTCCCCACCGAAGGCATTGATGTGCTCGTCGTCGAGACCACCCGCGGCACCTATGAGCGCCCGGAAGACTATACCCGCAAGGGCGAAAAAGAGCGCCTCGCGGCCCTCATTCGCGAAACTTTTGACGCCAACGGCTCCGTGCTCATCCCTGTCTTCGCCCTTGGCAAGACCCAGGAAGTCATGCTGATGCTCCATGAGCTGCATGAAGAAGGTCTCATCCCCGAGATGCCCCTGCGCATCGGCGGCCTCGGCACGAAAGTGACCGTTCTATACGATCACTACGCCGACCGCACCCGCCGTAACTACCCCGGTTTCCGCCTTTTGGAAGATGTTCGGATGCTTGTCGCCCCACGCCGCAAACGCGGTCCCGGTCGTCCGCAGATTGATTACCAGCCGCGCACCATCTATGCCCTCTCCAGCGGCATGATGACCGAGGGCACCACGTCCAACGCCTTCGCCGCCAAGTTCATTGACAACCCGCGCAATGCCGTCGCCTTCGTCGGTTATACCGATCCCCTCACCCCGGGCTTCCGCCTGCGCAACGCCAAGGCCGGTGAAAAGATCAAGCTCTCCCCCGATCTCCCCGCCGTGGAACTGCGCGCCCGTATCGAAAGCTTCGACCTCAGCGCCCATTCCACCCGTGAGCAGATCGCCGAATACGTCGAGAAAGTGAAGCCCAAAAAGCTCATCATGGTCCATGGCGAAGAACCCTCCCAAGCCTGGTTCAGCGCCCGCTTCGCCGAGACGCTCAGCAACGATACTGAGATCATCCGCCCTGACACCCACGCTCCGATTGATCTCTGGTAG